From the Desulfovibrio sp. UIB00 genome, one window contains:
- the cysK gene encoding cysteine synthase A, with amino-acid sequence MSRIYQNNPLSIGNTPLVRLNRVVGSKAIVLAKIEGRNPSYSVKCRIGAAMIADAESRGLLRPGVGIVEPTSGNTGIALAYVAAAKGYELTLTMPETMSLERRRVVAMLGAKLVLTPGAEGMPGAIRKAEELVAANPGAYFMPQQFKNPANPAIHEATTGPEIWNDTDGLVDAIVAGVGTGGTITGISRYLKHTRGKNIVSVAVEPEASPVISQHLAGKPLQPGPHKIQGIGAGFIPETLDVSLLDRVETVGNDEAIEFARRLAREEGILAGISSGAAAAAASRLADLPEFEGKTIVVILPDAGERYLSSALYEGIGE; translated from the coding sequence ATGTCCAGAATTTATCAGAATAATCCCCTTTCCATCGGCAATACTCCTCTGGTGCGGCTTAACCGAGTGGTCGGCTCCAAGGCCATAGTGCTGGCCAAGATTGAAGGCCGAAACCCCTCCTATTCCGTCAAATGCCGCATTGGCGCGGCCATGATTGCCGATGCTGAGAGCCGTGGCCTGCTGCGCCCCGGCGTGGGTATTGTGGAGCCCACCAGTGGCAATACGGGCATTGCTCTGGCCTATGTGGCCGCCGCCAAGGGCTATGAGCTTACGCTCACCATGCCCGAAACCATGAGTCTTGAGCGCCGACGCGTGGTGGCCATGCTGGGGGCCAAGCTGGTGCTCACGCCCGGTGCGGAGGGCATGCCCGGGGCTATCAGAAAGGCCGAAGAACTGGTCGCTGCCAACCCCGGCGCGTATTTTATGCCGCAGCAGTTCAAGAACCCGGCCAATCCGGCCATACACGAAGCCACAACCGGCCCGGAAATCTGGAATGACACAGATGGGCTGGTGGATGCCATTGTGGCGGGCGTGGGCACAGGCGGCACCATTACGGGTATTTCGCGCTATCTCAAACACACGCGGGGCAAGAACATTGTTTCCGTGGCTGTGGAGCCTGAGGCAAGCCCGGTCATCAGTCAGCATCTGGCGGGCAAGCCTCTGCAACCGGGGCCACACAAGATTCAGGGCATTGGCGCTGGGTTTATCCCTGAAACGCTGGATGTCAGTTTGCTGGACCGGGTGGAGACTGTGGGTAACGATGAGGCCATTGAATTTGCCCGCAGGCTGGCGCGTGAAGAAGGCATTCTTGCCGGTATTTCTTCTGGTGCGGCGGCAGCGGCGGCCTCGCGGCTGGCGGACTTGCCTGAATTTGAAGGCAAGACCATTGTGGTCATTCTGCCTGATGCGGGCGAGCGGTATTTGTCGTCTGCCCTGTACGAGGGCATTGGCGAGTAG